One segment of Synechococcus sp. MU1617 DNA contains the following:
- the rplJ gene encoding 50S ribosomal protein L10: MGRTLENKQQIVGELKELLADAELALVLDFKGLSIKEMSDLRDRLRASDSVCKVTKNTLMRRAIDGDSNWASLDSLLTGTNAFVLVKGDVGAGVKAVQTFQKELKKSETKGGLFEGKLLSQDEIKAIADLPSKEQLMAQIAGAINAVATKVAVGINEVPSGMARALKQHAEGGEG; encoded by the coding sequence ATGGGCCGCACGCTGGAGAACAAGCAGCAGATCGTCGGAGAGCTCAAAGAGCTCCTCGCCGACGCCGAACTGGCACTTGTCCTTGATTTCAAGGGCCTGTCCATCAAGGAAATGTCTGACCTGCGGGATCGTCTGCGGGCCAGCGACAGCGTTTGCAAGGTGACCAAAAACACCTTGATGCGCCGTGCCATTGATGGCGACAGCAACTGGGCCAGCCTCGATTCCCTGCTGACCGGAACCAACGCCTTCGTCCTGGTGAAGGGCGATGTTGGTGCCGGTGTGAAGGCCGTTCAGACCTTCCAGAAGGAACTCAAGAAGTCCGAGACCAAGGGCGGCCTTTTCGAAGGCAAGCTCCTGTCTCAGGATGAGATCAAAGCCATTGCCGATCTCCCCTCCAAGGAGCAGCTCATGGCTCAGATCGCCGGTGCCATCAACGCCGTGGCCACGAAGGTCGCTGTGGGCATCAACGAGGTTCCCTCTGGTATGGCCAGGGCACTCAAGCAGCACGCCGAAGGCGGCGAAGGCTGA
- the rplA gene encoding 50S ribosomal protein L1, whose product MPKISKRLASMAGKIEDRAYAPLEAIALVKDNANAKFDETMEAHVRLGIDPKYTDQQLRTTVALPNGTGQTVRIAVVTRGEKVAEAKAAGAELAGEEDLVESISKGEMDFDLLIATPDMMPKVAKLGRVLGPRGLMPNPKAGTVTTDIEAAIKEFKAGKLEFRADRTGIVHVRFGKASFSADALLQNLKTLQETIDRNKPSGAKGRYWKSLYVTSTMGPSVEVDFSALQDIEQGS is encoded by the coding sequence ATGCCCAAAATCTCCAAGCGCCTGGCCAGCATGGCCGGCAAGATCGAGGACCGTGCCTACGCACCCCTCGAGGCGATTGCCCTGGTCAAGGACAACGCCAACGCGAAATTCGACGAGACGATGGAGGCCCATGTGCGCCTCGGCATCGATCCGAAGTACACCGACCAGCAGCTGCGCACCACCGTGGCTCTGCCCAATGGCACCGGTCAGACCGTGCGCATCGCCGTGGTCACCCGCGGTGAGAAGGTTGCTGAAGCCAAAGCAGCCGGTGCTGAACTCGCCGGTGAAGAAGATCTGGTGGAAAGCATCAGCAAGGGCGAAATGGATTTCGACCTGTTGATCGCCACCCCCGACATGATGCCCAAGGTGGCCAAGCTGGGTCGGGTCCTTGGTCCCCGTGGCTTGATGCCCAACCCCAAGGCAGGCACCGTCACGACGGACATTGAGGCCGCGATCAAGGAATTCAAGGCCGGCAAACTGGAATTCCGTGCCGACCGCACCGGCATTGTCCACGTCCGTTTCGGCAAGGCCAGCTTCAGCGCCGATGCCCTGCTGCAGAACCTCAAGACCCTGCAGGAGACCATCGACCGCAACAAGCCCAGCGGTGCCAAAGGCCGTTACTGGAAGTCCCTGTATGTGACCTCCACCATGGGTCCTTCCGTTGAAGTCGATTTCTCTGCTCTGCAGGACATCGAGCAGGGGAGCTGA
- the rplK gene encoding 50S ribosomal protein L11, translating into MAKKVVAVIKLALDAGKANPAPPVGPALGQHGVNIMMFCKEYNARTQDKAGYVIPVEISVFEDRSFTFITKTPPASVLITKAAKIQKGSGESSKGSVGSITRAQLEEIAKTKLPDLNCTSVESAMRIIEGTARNMGVSVSD; encoded by the coding sequence ATGGCCAAGAAAGTCGTAGCTGTGATCAAGCTGGCCCTAGATGCCGGCAAAGCCAACCCCGCGCCGCCGGTGGGCCCTGCCCTCGGTCAGCACGGTGTGAACATCATGATGTTCTGCAAGGAGTACAACGCTCGGACGCAGGACAAAGCCGGTTATGTGATTCCGGTGGAGATCTCGGTCTTTGAAGACCGCAGCTTCACCTTCATTACCAAGACGCCTCCGGCGTCGGTGCTGATCACCAAGGCCGCGAAGATCCAAAAGGGATCCGGTGAGTCCTCCAAGGGCAGTGTTGGATCGATTACTCGTGCTCAGCTCGAGGAAATCGCCAAGACCAAGCTCCCCGACCTCAACTGCACCAGCGTTGAGTCCGCCATGCGGATCATCGAAGGTACCGCCCGCAACATGGGCGTTTCCGTCAGCGACTGA
- the nusG gene encoding transcription termination/antitermination protein NusG, translating to MPEDLTTPDAPEVLDLPAPNEGEDGTLPVEAVANTAIARWYAVQVASSCEKKVKATLEQRAVTLGVSNRILEIEIPQTPAVKLKKDGTRQSTEEKVFPGYVLVRMVLDEDTMMAVRSTPNVINFVGAEDRRATGKARGHIKPRPLSRSEVDRIFKRAAEKKTVVKVDLTEGDQILVTAGPFKDFQGEVIEVSGERNKLKALLSIFGRETPVELEFSQISKQN from the coding sequence GTGCCCGAAGACCTGACCACACCGGACGCCCCTGAGGTGCTTGATCTGCCAGCCCCGAATGAGGGGGAAGATGGCACCTTGCCAGTGGAGGCTGTTGCTAACACGGCCATCGCCCGTTGGTACGCCGTTCAGGTGGCTTCCAGCTGCGAGAAGAAGGTCAAGGCCACTCTTGAGCAGCGAGCCGTCACCCTTGGGGTGAGCAACCGAATTCTTGAAATCGAGATTCCCCAGACGCCTGCCGTCAAGCTGAAGAAGGACGGTACCCGTCAGTCCACCGAGGAGAAGGTGTTCCCCGGTTATGTGCTGGTCCGGATGGTGCTGGATGAGGACACGATGATGGCGGTGCGAAGCACCCCGAACGTGATCAATTTCGTCGGTGCTGAAGACCGGCGTGCCACCGGTAAGGCTCGTGGTCACATCAAGCCTCGTCCCCTCAGTCGCTCTGAGGTGGATCGCATCTTCAAGCGCGCTGCCGAGAAGAAGACTGTCGTCAAGGTGGATCTCACCGAAGGCGATCAGATCCTGGTGACCGCTGGTCCGTTCAAGGACTTCCAGGGCGAGGTGATCGAGGTGTCCGGCGAGCGCAACAAGCTCAAGGCCCTGCTCTCCATCTTTGGTCGAGAGACCCCGGTGGAACTGGAGTTCTCTCAGATCAGCAAACAAAACTGA
- the secE gene encoding preprotein translocase subunit SecE, translating to MTSPISEDTTTSDGSKAAADSTKSGGFLADTVDELKLVVWPSRQQLFSESIAVILMVSLSAATIAAVSRFFGWASSQVFR from the coding sequence GTGACCAGCCCCATCTCTGAGGACACCACCACTTCTGACGGCTCCAAGGCCGCTGCCGATTCCACCAAATCCGGTGGTTTTCTGGCGGACACGGTTGATGAGCTGAAGCTCGTGGTTTGGCCCAGCCGCCAGCAACTGTTCAGCGAATCCATCGCTGTGATCCTGATGGTCAGCCTTTCGGCTGCCACCATCGCGGCTGTCAGTCGCTTCTTTGGGTGGGCTTCGTCCCAGGTGTTCCGCTGA
- a CDS encoding ATP-dependent Clp protease ATP-binding subunit, with protein MTSSPALNGSLTHEPDRFSEAAWDLLLSGQDVARRWRHEQLDVEHLIQVLFTDPSCRRLVERLPLPIDALLDRLEDVLADQPSGQGDELFIGDDLEQLLDSADAIRRRWNGDVIDLPEVLMAIGADQRIGADLFAGFGLSADALEQLIRRGMDDPVPGVPLPPQQRPMPRSQPEVPQAAPRRERVARVSSSSREVRGPEPVAPQPPAPEASLEELPTALESYGRDLTEEAEAGSLDPGIGRDSEIRNLIKVLSRRSKNNPVLIGEPGVGKTAIAELLAQRIVAGEVPESLQGLRLVSLDLGALIAGAKFRGQFEERLRSVLEEVSGSDSGVVLFIDELHTVVGSDRSSTDAGSLLKPALARGDLRCIGATTPEDYRLTVEKDPALNRRFQQVVIREPDLELSLEILRGLKERYELHHGVTITDEAIQTANRLADRYISDRCLPDKAIDLIDEAAAQLKMEVTSKPQVVEEAEADLRRVELALLAAEQAPEAERIQLQRNRLEVSTRLDDLRRRWQEERGQLEELGQLLQQDEDLRHAIAEAERDGDLEEAARLQYDQLHRLQQRRDELEASQAEAQSAGTALLREQVEAGDIADLVARWTGIPVQRLLAGERRKLLDLDAQLAQRVIGQGEAVTAVAAAIRRARAGMKDPRRPVGSFLFLGPTGVGKTELAKALAGSLFDEEEALVRLDMSEFMERNAVARLIGAPPGYVGYEEGGQLTEAVRRRPYAVLLLDEVEKAHPDVFNLLLQVLDDGRLTDSQGRTVDFRHTVIVMTSNLASPAILEHARSGSTDELGLQQQVDVALSSQFRPEFLNRIDEVIRFRPLEVSDLVRIVQLQLKDLAALLAEQGLALLVDEAVAEAMARQGHEPEYGARPLRRVLRRQLENPLSTLLLEERFVGASGVTVRLGEAGTDALVFDPVGV; from the coding sequence ATGACTTCATCGCCAGCGTTGAACGGCAGCCTCACCCATGAGCCGGATCGCTTTAGCGAAGCGGCTTGGGATCTGCTGCTGAGTGGTCAGGACGTCGCCCGTCGCTGGCGCCATGAGCAGTTGGACGTGGAGCACCTGATCCAGGTGCTGTTCACCGACCCCTCCTGCCGCCGCCTGGTGGAGCGCTTGCCCCTCCCCATCGATGCGCTCTTGGATCGCTTGGAGGATGTGCTGGCCGATCAGCCCTCTGGGCAAGGCGATGAGCTCTTCATCGGTGACGACCTGGAACAGCTGCTCGATTCGGCTGATGCCATCCGTCGGCGCTGGAATGGCGACGTCATCGATCTGCCGGAAGTGCTGATGGCCATCGGTGCGGATCAGCGGATCGGTGCTGATCTATTTGCCGGCTTTGGTCTGTCCGCGGATGCCCTGGAGCAACTGATCCGACGGGGCATGGATGATCCGGTTCCTGGAGTTCCCCTTCCACCCCAGCAGCGGCCGATGCCGCGGTCTCAGCCAGAGGTTCCGCAAGCAGCGCCCCGCCGTGAACGGGTGGCGCGAGTTTCGTCGTCCTCCCGTGAGGTGCGCGGGCCAGAGCCAGTCGCCCCCCAGCCGCCTGCCCCTGAGGCCTCTTTGGAGGAGCTACCCACGGCCCTGGAGTCCTACGGGCGGGATCTCACCGAAGAGGCGGAAGCAGGCAGCCTGGATCCGGGGATCGGTCGTGATTCTGAAATTCGCAACTTGATCAAAGTGCTCTCACGCCGGAGCAAGAACAATCCGGTGCTCATCGGTGAACCCGGTGTTGGCAAAACAGCGATTGCGGAGCTCCTGGCGCAGCGGATCGTGGCGGGTGAAGTGCCGGAGTCGCTGCAGGGTCTGCGTCTGGTATCGCTGGATCTCGGGGCTTTGATCGCCGGTGCCAAGTTCCGAGGTCAGTTCGAGGAACGCCTGCGCTCGGTGCTCGAGGAGGTGAGTGGTTCCGATTCCGGTGTGGTCTTGTTCATCGATGAGCTGCATACCGTTGTCGGTAGTGATCGCAGTAGCACCGATGCCGGCAGCCTGTTGAAGCCAGCCCTCGCCCGTGGGGATCTGCGCTGTATCGGTGCCACCACGCCGGAGGATTACAGGCTCACGGTGGAAAAGGATCCGGCCCTCAACCGTCGCTTCCAGCAGGTGGTGATCCGGGAGCCGGATCTGGAGTTGAGCCTCGAAATTTTGCGCGGATTGAAGGAGCGCTACGAGCTGCACCACGGCGTCACGATTACCGATGAGGCCATTCAGACCGCTAACCGTCTCGCCGACCGCTACATCAGCGATCGCTGCCTGCCGGACAAAGCCATTGATCTGATCGATGAGGCGGCGGCACAACTGAAGATGGAGGTCACCTCCAAGCCGCAGGTGGTGGAGGAGGCCGAGGCAGATCTCCGCCGCGTTGAACTGGCCCTGCTTGCTGCTGAGCAGGCCCCTGAAGCGGAACGGATTCAGCTCCAGCGCAACCGGCTTGAAGTGTCCACACGACTGGATGATCTGCGGCGGCGCTGGCAGGAGGAGCGCGGTCAGCTGGAGGAACTCGGCCAGCTGCTCCAGCAGGACGAAGACCTGCGTCATGCCATTGCTGAGGCTGAGCGGGATGGTGACCTCGAGGAAGCGGCCCGCCTCCAATACGACCAGCTGCACCGCTTGCAGCAGCGCCGGGATGAACTGGAGGCGTCCCAGGCGGAGGCACAGTCCGCCGGAACTGCTCTGTTGCGCGAGCAGGTGGAGGCCGGTGACATCGCGGATCTGGTGGCCCGCTGGACCGGGATCCCCGTGCAGCGGCTGTTGGCGGGCGAGCGGCGCAAACTCCTGGACCTCGACGCCCAGCTCGCTCAACGGGTGATTGGTCAGGGTGAGGCGGTGACGGCTGTTGCTGCTGCTATCCGCCGGGCCCGGGCCGGCATGAAGGATCCCCGTCGTCCGGTGGGCTCCTTCCTGTTTCTCGGGCCGACCGGCGTCGGCAAGACCGAGCTGGCGAAGGCGTTGGCGGGTTCGCTGTTTGATGAAGAGGAGGCCCTGGTTCGCCTCGACATGAGCGAGTTCATGGAGCGGAATGCCGTGGCTCGGCTGATCGGTGCTCCCCCTGGCTATGTCGGCTACGAAGAGGGGGGGCAGCTCACTGAGGCCGTGCGCCGCCGCCCTTATGCGGTGCTGCTTCTCGATGAAGTGGAGAAGGCTCATCCCGATGTGTTCAACCTGCTGCTGCAGGTGCTGGATGACGGCCGGCTCACTGATTCCCAGGGCCGCACCGTCGATTTCCGCCACACCGTGATTGTGATGACCAGCAATCTGGCCAGCCCGGCGATCCTTGAACATGCCCGCTCGGGATCCACGGATGAGTTAGGCCTTCAACAGCAGGTGGATGTAGCGCTCTCCAGTCAGTTCAGGCCTGAATTCCTCAATCGGATTGATGAGGTGATTCGGTTCCGTCCCTTGGAGGTCTCCGATCTGGTGCGGATTGTTCAGCTGCAACTGAAGGATCTCGCTGCCCTGTTGGCCGAGCAGGGCCTGGCGCTGCTCGTGGATGAGGCTGTCGCTGAGGCCATGGCCCGTCAGGGCCATGAACCGGAGTACGGGGCGAGGCCCCTGCGTCGGGTGTTGCGGCGCCAGCTGGAAAATCCGCTCTCCACACTGCTGCTTGAGGAGCGCTTTGTCGGAGCTAGTGGCGTGACGGTGCGGCTGGGGGAGGCCGGCACGGATGCTCTGGTGTTCGATCCGGTGGGGGTTTGA
- the gloA gene encoding lactoylglutathione lyase: MRMLHTMLRVADLERSLGFYTEVLGMQLLRRKDYPSGRFTLAFVGYGSEKDHTVLELTHNWDTDSYTLGDAYGHIALGVEDIHSTCAGIADKGGRVVREPGPMKHGTTVIAFVEDPDGYKVELIEMSSKAHA, translated from the coding sequence ATGCGGATGCTTCACACCATGCTCCGGGTCGCTGATCTGGAGCGGTCTCTGGGCTTCTACACCGAGGTCCTGGGCATGCAGCTTCTGCGTCGAAAGGACTACCCCAGCGGCCGCTTCACCCTGGCTTTTGTTGGCTATGGGTCGGAGAAAGACCACACGGTTCTGGAACTCACCCACAACTGGGACACCGACAGCTACACCCTGGGTGATGCCTATGGGCACATCGCGCTGGGGGTGGAAGACATCCACAGCACCTGCGCCGGCATTGCCGACAAGGGTGGTCGTGTGGTGCGGGAGCCTGGTCCGATGAAGCACGGCACCACCGTCATCGCCTTTGTTGAGGATCCGGATGGCTACAAGGTGGAATTGATCGAGATGTCCTCCAAAGCTCACGCCTGA
- the eno gene encoding phosphopyruvate hydratase, protein MIDSLDLVIDTIVAREVLDSRGNPTVEAEVLLEGGAMGRAIVPSGASTGAHEAHELRDGGDRYMGKGVGQAVNHIEERIAPALCGLSALDQAAVDAAMLELDGSDNKSNLGANAILAVSMATARAAANGLGIPLYRYLGGPMANLLPVPLMNVINGGAHAANSLDFQEFMLVPHGAPSFREALRMGTEVFHTLKKLLSDKGMSTAVGDEGGFAPDLGNVEAGEILVEAISKAGYKPGEQISLALDVASTEFFENGRYAFDGGSYTSAEMVGQLEQLVEKFPIVSIEDGLAEDDWDGWKLLTERLGGKVQLVGDDLFVTNTKRLQQGIDSATANSILIKVNQIGSLTETLQAIDLAGRSGYTSVISHRSGETEDTTIADLSVATRAGQIKTGSLSRSERVAKYNQLLRIEDELGSQAVYAGAVGQGPHGKA, encoded by the coding sequence GTGATCGATTCCCTCGACCTCGTCATCGACACAATCGTGGCCCGAGAGGTGCTCGATTCCCGCGGCAACCCAACGGTGGAAGCCGAAGTGCTGCTCGAAGGAGGTGCCATGGGACGGGCCATCGTCCCCAGTGGTGCCAGCACCGGTGCCCACGAAGCCCACGAACTGCGTGATGGGGGCGACCGCTATATGGGCAAGGGCGTGGGGCAGGCCGTGAATCACATCGAGGAGCGGATCGCACCAGCCCTCTGTGGCCTTTCCGCCCTAGATCAAGCAGCCGTGGACGCCGCGATGCTGGAGCTGGATGGAAGCGATAACAAATCCAACCTGGGAGCCAACGCGATCCTGGCGGTGAGCATGGCCACCGCCCGCGCTGCTGCCAACGGGCTGGGGATCCCCCTCTACCGCTATCTCGGCGGCCCGATGGCCAACCTGCTGCCGGTGCCGTTGATGAACGTGATCAACGGTGGCGCCCATGCCGCCAACAGCCTGGACTTCCAGGAATTCATGCTGGTCCCCCACGGCGCCCCGAGCTTCCGCGAAGCACTGCGGATGGGCACCGAGGTGTTCCACACGCTCAAGAAACTGCTCAGCGACAAAGGCATGAGCACCGCCGTGGGTGATGAAGGCGGCTTCGCGCCTGATCTGGGCAATGTGGAAGCCGGCGAAATCCTGGTGGAAGCGATCAGCAAAGCGGGCTACAAGCCCGGCGAACAGATCTCCCTGGCCCTGGACGTGGCCAGCACCGAATTCTTCGAGAACGGCCGTTATGCCTTTGATGGCGGCAGCTACACCAGCGCCGAGATGGTTGGCCAACTCGAGCAATTGGTGGAAAAATTCCCGATCGTTTCGATCGAGGACGGCCTGGCAGAAGACGACTGGGATGGCTGGAAGCTGCTGACCGAACGCCTCGGCGGCAAGGTGCAGCTGGTGGGTGACGACCTGTTCGTCACCAACACCAAGCGTCTGCAGCAGGGCATCGACAGCGCCACGGCCAACTCGATCCTGATCAAGGTGAACCAGATCGGTTCGCTCACCGAAACCCTTCAGGCCATCGACCTGGCGGGCCGCTCCGGCTACACCAGCGTGATCAGCCACCGCAGTGGCGAAACCGAAGACACCACCATCGCCGACCTCTCCGTCGCCACCCGCGCCGGACAGATCAAGACCGGCTCCCTCAGCCGCAGCGAGCGGGTCGCCAAATACAACCAGCTGCTTCGCATCGAAGACGAGCTGGGCAGCCAGGCCGTGTATGCCGGCGCTGTTGGCCAAGGTCCCCACGGCAAGGCCTGA
- a CDS encoding AarF/ABC1/UbiB kinase family protein yields MLGLLRALRIWCAVLTLLLLLWWDGQSWTYRGGVTAERRARRQQQRARWLTAELLSLGSAFIKLGQLLSARPDILPAGWVAELAALQDSVPAVSFDQVQTVLERELGQRCAEVIDLDPEPLGAASLAQVHRASLRSGRQVVLKVQRPGLDRLFRLDLEVMQQVAAVLQRNPSWGRGRDWPAMARECRRVLLRELDFRVEAQYAARFRQQFLDDERIRIPGVIWELSTRRVLCLDYLPGIKVNDREALIEAGIDPAAVAEVGAASYLKQLVRFGFFHADPHPGNLAVASDGALIYYDFGMMGLLSDGLRRRLGAMVRAAAARDSAALVEEMQAAGVISGGIDVGPVRRLVRLMLQEALTPPFTANAIDKLSGDLYDLVYGQPFRLPVELIFVMRALSTFEGVGRSLDPAFSLVAIAKPYLLPLMTSSGSGSNDLFNELGRQVGALSSRAAAFPRRLDESLERLEQGDLQLQVRLGESDRQFRRMALAQQSIGQSVLLGCLALATAIVGASARPLWSILPAAAALPVGLGWFRMQVKIRRDQRLEQLPGSNR; encoded by the coding sequence ATGCTTGGACTGCTGCGCGCGCTCAGGATCTGGTGCGCTGTCCTGACGCTCCTGCTGCTGCTTTGGTGGGATGGTCAGTCCTGGACCTATCGCGGTGGTGTCACCGCCGAGCGGCGAGCTCGCCGTCAGCAACAGCGAGCTCGCTGGTTGACAGCTGAGCTGCTGTCTTTGGGTTCCGCCTTCATCAAGCTGGGGCAACTGCTCTCCGCTCGTCCAGACATCCTCCCTGCGGGTTGGGTGGCCGAACTGGCAGCGCTGCAGGACAGCGTTCCGGCGGTCAGTTTTGATCAGGTGCAGACCGTGCTCGAGCGAGAGCTTGGTCAGCGCTGTGCCGAGGTGATCGACCTCGACCCCGAACCCCTTGGCGCTGCCTCGCTGGCCCAGGTGCATCGCGCCAGCCTGCGCAGTGGCCGACAGGTGGTGCTCAAGGTGCAGCGGCCTGGGCTCGATCGCCTGTTTCGCCTTGATCTTGAGGTGATGCAGCAGGTGGCGGCTGTGCTGCAACGCAATCCCAGTTGGGGGCGTGGTCGCGATTGGCCGGCGATGGCACGGGAATGCCGACGTGTGTTGCTGCGTGAGCTCGATTTCCGCGTCGAGGCCCAATATGCAGCGCGTTTCCGTCAGCAATTTCTGGATGACGAACGGATCAGGATCCCCGGTGTGATCTGGGAGTTGAGTACGCGCCGTGTGCTCTGTCTCGACTACCTACCAGGCATCAAGGTCAACGACCGTGAGGCATTGATCGAAGCCGGTATTGATCCGGCCGCGGTGGCTGAGGTGGGTGCCGCCAGTTATCTCAAGCAGTTGGTGCGGTTTGGCTTCTTCCATGCCGACCCCCATCCCGGCAACCTCGCCGTGGCGAGTGATGGAGCGCTCATCTACTACGACTTCGGGATGATGGGCCTGTTGTCAGACGGCTTGCGTCGACGTCTGGGAGCCATGGTCCGTGCTGCTGCTGCGAGGGATTCAGCGGCATTGGTGGAGGAGATGCAGGCGGCCGGGGTGATCTCCGGCGGCATTGATGTGGGTCCGGTGCGCCGTCTCGTGCGGCTGATGCTGCAGGAGGCCCTCACTCCACCGTTCACGGCCAACGCGATCGACAAACTTTCCGGCGATCTTTACGACCTGGTGTATGGCCAGCCCTTTCGGTTGCCGGTTGAACTGATCTTTGTGATGCGGGCGTTATCCACCTTCGAGGGTGTTGGCCGCAGCCTCGATCCCGCTTTTAGCTTGGTGGCGATCGCTAAGCCTTACCTCCTTCCACTCATGACCTCCAGCGGCTCCGGCAGCAACGATCTGTTCAACGAACTCGGCCGTCAAGTCGGGGCCCTCAGCAGCCGGGCTGCGGCCTTCCCGCGACGCCTGGACGAAAGCCTGGAACGTCTGGAGCAGGGGGATCTTCAGCTTCAAGTACGGCTGGGTGAATCGGATCGACAGTTCCGCCGGATGGCGCTGGCCCAGCAATCGATTGGCCAATCTGTGTTGCTTGGATGCCTGGCTTTGGCCACAGCCATCGTTGGTGCCAGTGCACGCCCGCTCTGGTCAATTCTTCCGGCCGCTGCTGCCTTGCCGGTGGGTTTGGGCTGGTTCCGAATGCAGGTCAAGATCCGTCGTGATCAACGGTTGGAGCAGTTGCCCGGTTCCAACCGTTGA